Below is a genomic region from Prolixibacteraceae bacterium.
TTTATCAATTGAAGTAGATCAATTTTCTGTAATTCATAGCTATAGACTGTGGGTGATAATGTTCATGATCAAAGATTATCATTTGATGATGACGATGAAAAAAGCGTTGGTCTGCTGTATGTGCTGACCAACGCTTTTGTATAATCTTAGAACCTATAGAGATTATCCTTTGTAAAGGATGTCAGCTCCAATTGTTCCAGTGATTTTCTCTAGATAAGCATCTGATTTTACGAATGCAAGTTCACTTTCTAATTTTGTGACTTTGGCTGTAAGTTCAAGGCTTTGAGTATATTCTGCATTGTATGATTTTGAGATAAAATCATTTAGATATTTAATCTCTTTTTCAATATATGCAGTGTCAATTTCTTGTTTGCGAACCAAACGAGCTTTGTACCAATCTGAATTTAGAACATAGTCGCGGTCGAACATCTTTCTTAGTTCCGGATCGCTAAGATCTTTGCCTTCAAATTGACCGTAAGCCATCATGTGAAGCAATACTTTCACTGGTGGAATTGCACCTTGTACTGTGTTGTCCGCAAAGTAGTCAAGTGCTACTTTTTCTTGTGCTTCCACAATATTGTTAACCCCATCCACAAATGCATCCATGTCTTGAAGTTCTGGTTTCAGCATCTTTTCAGTAAATACTGCACCAGGCTCATCAAATACACGTCCCATATAGCGGAATAAGAAATCCTTGGTGATACGGTAACCCAGGCGAGAAGCCTTGATGGTTTTCCCATTATACTCAAAATCGTCAAGTTTCTCTAAAGCTCCTTCAGTAATCAAAAGGTTTGCATCCGCATCTTCAGCAGTCATACGACACCATAATTCAGGAACCAATAGTGAGATGTCATGATCAAAACGATTCTCTGATCCTACCCATCCTGCAGCTGTAGAATAACCTTGATATCCTGTTAGGATAAATGACAGTAGTGAGTTGTTAATATCACTTGTCGGTGAAAGCATGTTGAAAGGCCCTTTTGTAAGTGCACCTTCTGTACCAGCACCTGTTGTAGAAGGAGATTTTCCTGTCAAACTACAGATGTAGTCCATCAATAACTCAGGAAGCTCTTGATAGTGTAGCGGACTGTATACACTAAGTGGACGAATACCTGCTGCTTTGTCTTGTGGGTTATTTCTTCTTCCTGATAGAACTGCGTTTACTGGACGATATACTGGACGATCAATAGCGATATTGCGTGATACACGTGTTCCGATATCAGTCAAGTAGTTCTCGAATGGGTCAAGATCCGTACGCTTCTGAAGGTAACGTGGATTCTTCGTTGGTTTTCCATCGCCAATAATACGTGGATGTGATGGTGCAATAAAGAATTGCTTTCCTTCTCCGTTGGCTACTTTAGAGATTAAGTCTTTAACAGGCTGTGTATATTTATCAAAACCTACTGCATCTGCAACCAAAGCTTTTGCTTGCTCTTGGTCCATTGGTTCGTAGTTGGAGATAAAAGTATTTGGACTTGTAAGATCTTCTTCTGCTTCTTTATCATATCCTCTTACGATGGCTTCATCAGGACGTTGGAAGAAATAGTTCTCACAGTTCGTTGTGAATTTCACTGATGGATTGACTACTTTCTTAGACATGTTAATCTGAGACGTAGGAACAACAACAGATGCTGAAATATCATCTTCCATTTGCACTTTTTGTGCAGCCATGAAATCTGTTCTTAGTTTATGTAGGTACCATGAATTATCAAGGTCAAAACCTAAACGAAGGTAAGAAGCAATGACTTGACGGTTGTTGAACTTTAGTTCATGTCCTTGTTTTCCATTAACTGTATCTACAGAAAACATCTCTTTCCATCCTTTTTGCTCACCATGTTCTCTATAAAGTCTCTTTATGAATAGAACAATGGCTCTAACACGATCAGGAATAGTACTAAGGAATTCATTGTACTCATCAGTCTGGTATTCACTTGGTGTTAATAGCTTAATTACAGATCCAATAGAGCGTTCTGGGCTAAGAAGTGAACGAGAAGTTATCTTGTTCTTGTCCTTACGCTCTTTCCATCTTTGAGAGTAATCGAAATTAATTACTTTATCGATTAATTCGAAATCTTTTTCGAAATCATCAACAAATAGAGAACCATAGATGATTGCATTCATTAATGATTTTGAGATCTCACTCTTACCACCACCTGATACGGTTGCTGGCTTATGACAGAATGTACCTTCAGCAAAAGTGCTTATTAGTCTCCATGAAGGAGCTGAAGGGTGTTTCTCCATATGGATCTTATGTCCAGAAGGGTGTACAAAGATATATCCTGGTTGAAGTGAAAGATGGAAGTCTTCACCATTATGTTTCCATGTCACTTTTCCTTTATAGATATCCATTTTAGCATCTTCTTGGATATAGAAGATATTAGGGAATCGTTTGTCTACACCATAGTTTTCAGGATAAATTTCCATGATGTCTCCAAGTGTCTTTTTAACATCCTCAAAAGAGAAAGACTTCTTGAGCATACGCATGTATTGAATTCCAGAGAAGAAATCTCCTAGATTCATACGTTGATACGCAATTGCACCACCTGCATGCTCTTCTTCAACTAAACCGTAAAGGTTTGCTGAGTATCCGATTTGTGTCTTTACTTCCTTCTTTGAGTAACCAAAGTAGTTATCTGCAATTAAAGTTACAGTAACACCTCTTTCATCACGACAAGTTAGTTTAAATGGTGAACCATTGTTATATTTCTCGTCAGCATCCTTCCAACACATTTCATCCTTACGTTGACGTTCTGTCGCGTCATCATAATGAGGAAGTCCAAGCTCTTTTTTGGTGTAGTTGCTTAGGTGAGGTGCAAGTATAATACAACCTGTATGTCCTGTCCAATGGTCTGGATCAAGAGCTGCATCATTCTCTGCTAAGAAAGGATCTCCCGCATTACCAAAAATTGTTTCAACAAAGTCAATGTTACTTACCAATGCACCTGGTGCATAGAAACGAATCTCCATACGCTTCTCTTCGATGAAGTTTGTTACTTTAGGACAAACTACTGGTCGAATAAGGAAAGAGGTGAAAATCTCCGCTTTTTCATCTTGTGCTGAAGTAAAAGGAAGTGTTTTAAGTTCAGTGTCTGGTTGCATTGCCAAATTGAATAGTCTAGCAAATGTAACACGAGGCACCTCTTTTTTGTCTAGAGGGACAGGAAGTCCATCAGCAACGATGTGGAATGTTCCTTTAGTGGTACGTTTATCATTACGAGGGTTGTTAACTAACCCTTGTTCGATACGAGTGGTTGTAACATATTGGTTTTTAAAAACATCTTTATTTGGAGGAAGACTTAATACTCTAGCCAACCCTGGTCTGTCTAGTATTAAAGTCTGAGAAGGAAGTTTCACTTCTTCGTCCAAATCGTTGAGATAATCGTTTAGGAATTCTTGAATACGACGGTCGGCAGCAGAAACACGATCGTCCATTCGACGATATCTCTCTTTATAACTAAGCATTAGCTCTTCAGTAAGTTGAAGAATAGCACTTTGATTTTCTGATGTTTCCGAATCAAACTTAAAACCTGGTTGTCCTAGCTCAGTAAGCTTAAGGTTAAGGTATTGGATAAGGTCTTTGTTTTGTAACATAGCTATCTTTTCTTAAGTCTATCTAAATAACAAATTTGATATATCTATCTTTTACTTCACTACTTGTTCAAACAGTATAAAACATATCACTGAGATGAAAATAACGATTGTATCTACTCTCTAACCACAGTTTTTACAGATTGTTTTATTTATTATTCATAAAACCTATTGTAAAACATGTATTGCTGTGACAATATGTTTAAAAGTTTTGTGTAAATATAGCATAAGTGAGTGTAAATACAAATAAAAATGACTTAAAGTGAGAGTATTGTTGGAATAACTGTCTATTTGTATTAAAACTTCAGAATGCAGTGATACATCGACTTTATTATTGAAAAAAATCGACGATTTGTAATGCTTTTATGAAGTGTAATTTGAATGCTTAAAAATTCAATAGTTAAAGTTCTTAGCACGTTTAACTATGACGGAGGGCTAGCTGTGTTATTGGTGCTATAAAGGTAGGAAAATTTTATGATAGGTTGAAAATTGTTTAGGGAATTATTTTGAATGGTTTAAAATTATTTAGGTTTTTTATGTTCTCGAGCATGCCATTTACACCATTGGGTTAGTCCACATTGGTCACATTTCGGTTTTCTAGCAACACATGTATATCGACCATGTAATATCAACCAATGATGTGCGATGGGGAGAAGTTCAAGTGGTATATGCTTAACAAGTTGTTTTTCCGTTTCTAGCGGAGTCTTTGAACGATATGAGAGCCCTAGTCTTTCTGAGACTCTAAATACATGTGTGTCGACAGCCATGGCTGGTTTATCAAAGATGACTGAGACGATAACATTTGCAGTTTTTCTTCCTACTCCAGGTAGTTTTATTAGCTCTGT
It encodes:
- the nth gene encoding endonuclease III — its product is MNKRERYNQIIEWFQTNMPIAETELDYRTPFELLVAVILSAQCTDKRVNMVTPALFQAYPNAEKMAQAEVFEIFEFIKSISFPNNKAKYLVGMAQIIHHEYQDEIPNTVTELIKLPGVGRKTANVIVSVIFDKPAMAVDTHVFRVSERLGLSYRSKTPLETEKQLVKHIPLELLPIAHHWLILHGRYTCVARKPKCDQCGLTQWCKWHAREHKKPK